The Ornithodoros turicata isolate Travis chromosome 9, ASM3712646v1, whole genome shotgun sequence genome includes a region encoding these proteins:
- the LOC135369411 gene encoding uncharacterized protein K02A2.6-like, translating to MQIDTGAAVSIITEDVCSSLGLRNALQPCTTRFKTYGGTPLHVTGKIDVLVEYEGQKKTLPVIVVPGRKPCLLGRDWLERLSLNWSDVFSIDAEDKVKHLAKKYSTVFSPGVGLIKGYQAKLVLKEGSLPVFCKSRQMPYALRDMVEAEIRSLENAGVLVPVKTSDWATPLVVVRKAENQVRLCGDYKVTVNPCIKTDHYPLPVVEDLFAALAGGKVFTVLDLTTAYQQLELHRDSRSLLTVNTHLGLFNFVRMPYGISSAPAIFQSVMDELLKGMKGVVSYLDDVLVAGSSVEECAERVEAVLKRFAEHGVRVKQEKCKFFKRSVKYLGHVLDADGVHPCSENVEAIQKVPRPRNASELKAYLGMITFYSKFILHMSTAFKPLYDLLQKNKKWAWTKETERSFQESKTWLTEDNVLTFYDPTKELGLVCDASAYGVGAVLFHKIDEAERPIAYASRTLSKAECAYAHIEREALAVVFAIKKFHKYLYGREFTVYSDHLPLAGLFAHNKPISSLAAARMQRWMLLLSAYRYKWVYRKGTDVANADGLSRLPLPTGEDKSDYVQSFSVVNGVPLSADAISSETKKNKVLQKVLFFTLNGWPAHVSEETLAPYFLRRNELSVDQDCVTWGNRVVVPESLRSEVLQLLHENHPGITRMKTLSRSHVWWPKVSEDIENVVKSCTTCQLTQNAMQQVPLVPWNVATRRWQRVHVDFAYYSQQWFLVLVDAYSKWVDVLWMSSTTATKTVEKLRTVFATFGLPEVLVSDNGPQFLSAEFADFLSANGIVHKKIPPYHPASNGAAERLVQTVRKNLLKQMKDEDQLKTTSNIVWISFCLLTETLPSPTTGKTPSELFLSWTPRTRLSLLHPNLHKRLEHHKEREKMTADDSRGPWKEFEAGDAVRVKGCRPSDPEWLPGRITRIVSTATYTVRINNEERFVHVDDIATATFREPGPTIPLHSPQEKPTSAAVPTSQSSMDMTRAGDPLPPTSERVSPQETTDKTSHVPSTETQGERSLENETDSIPLRRSTRTRRPPERYGVNCEEEEGGGGVSLGGTREVCLPD from the coding sequence ATGCAAATCGATACGGGAGCAGCAGTATCAATCATTACGGAGGATGTCTGTTCAAGTCTAGGACTACGCAATGCGTTACAGCCTTGCACTACGAGGTTTAAGACTTATGGTGGAACACCGCTTCACGTAACCGGGAAGATCGACGTCTTAGTTGAGTACGAAGGACAGAAGAAGACTCTTCCCGTGATTGTAGTGCCCGGAAGAAAACCATGTTTACTCGGGCGTGATTGGCTGGAAAGGTTATCCTTGAACTGGTCTGACGTTTTCAGCATTGATGCCGAAGATAAGGTGAAGCATCTCGCAAAGAAGTACAGTACGGTATTTTCGCCGGGAGTGGGACTGATAAAAGGGTATCAAGCAAAACTGGTGCTGAAGGAGGGCAGTTTGCCTGTGTTCTGCAAGTCAAGGCAAATGCCGTACGCGCTACGGGACATGGTAGAAGCTGAAATTCGTAGCTTGGAAAACGCAGGGGTACTCGTTCCTGTAAAGACAAGTGACTGGGCAACGCCGTTGGTTGTAGTACGGAAAGCCGAAAACCAAGTCAGACTGTGTGGCGATTATAAAGTTACCGTGAATCCGTGCATCAAAACCGATCATTATCCGTTGCCTGTGGTGGAGGACCTTTTCGCAGCACTGGCTGGAGGCAAAGTTTTTACGGTTCTGGACCTAACAACTGCGTACCAACAACTCGAGCTTCACCGTGACTCGCGATCTTTATTAACTGTGAACACTCATTTGGGACTTTTCAATTTTGTCCGTATGCCATATGGTATATCCAGCGCACCGGCAATATTCCAATCAGTTATGGATGAACTGCTGAAAGGCATGAAAGGGGTTGTTTCCTATCTGGACGATGTGCTTGTAGCAGGATCGTCGGTAGAGGAATGTGCAGAGAGAGTAGAGGCTGTGTTAAAGCGTTTCGCCGAACACGGAGTACGCGTAAAGCaagaaaaatgcaaatttttcaAAAGATCCGTGAAGTATCTTGGACATGTACTGGATGCGGATGGAGTTCACCCCTGTTCAGAAAACGTAGAAGCAATTCAGAAAGTTCCAAGGCCAAGAAACGCGTCAGAGCTCAAAGCGTACTTGGGCATGATAACTTTCTACTCGAAGTTTATTCTGCACATGTCAACGGCCTTTAAGCCTTTGTATGACCTACTCCAGAAAAACAAGAAATGGGCCTGGACTAAAGAAACGGAAAGGAGCTTCCAAGAGAGTAAAACGTGGTTGACTGAAGATAACGTGCTGACATTCTACGACCCTACGAAAGAACTTGGTCTAGTGTGTGATGCATCAGCCTATGGTGTGGGAGCCGTACTTTTCCACAAAATTGACGAAGCAGAAAGGCCTATCGCTTACGCTTCTCGTACGTTGAGTAAAGCAGAATGCGCGTATGCGCATATTGAAAGGGAAGCATTAGCTGTTGTGTTTGCCATTAAGAAATTCCATAAGTATTTATATGGTAGGGAATTTACTGTTTATTCGGATCATTTGCCGTTAGCCGGACTCTTTGCTCATAACAAGCCTATTTCTTCCTTGGCAGCCGCACGTATGCAAAGGTGGATGCTGTTACTTTCTGCCTATCGGTACAAATGGGTCTATCGCAAGGGAACCGATGTAGCTAATGCAGACGGACTGTCAAGATTACCGTTGCCGACTGGGGAGGACAAGAGTGACTATGTGCAATCATTTTCTGTTGTGAACGGCGTGCCCTTATCTGCAGACGCGATAAGTtccgaaacaaaaaaaaataaggtGCTGCAGAAGGTTCTGTTTTTCACGTTGAATGGTTGGCCAGCACATGTATCTGAAGAAACTTTAGCGCCTTATTTCTTGCGTAGGAATGAGCTGTCTGTTGATCAAGATTGTGTAACTTGGGGGAATCGCGTAGTTGTACCTGAATCATTGCGTTCTGAAGTGTTGCAGCTACTTCACGAAAATCACCCAGGAATTACAAGGATGAAAACGCTAAGTAGAAGCCATGTTTGGTGGCCTAAGGTTTCTGAGGACATTGAAAATGTTGTAAAATCATGTACAACGTGTCAACTCACACAGAACGCAATGCAGCAGGTTCCATTGGTCCCATGGAATGTTGCCACAAGACGATGGCAAAGAGTACATGTAGATTTTGCTTACTATTCCCAGCAGTGGTTTTTGGTACTAGTGGACGCATATTCTAAGTGGGTGGACGTTCTGTGGATGAGTTCAACGACAGCTACAAAGACTGTGGAGAAGTTGAGGACAGTGTTTGCCACCTTCGGATTGCCTGAAGTGTTGGTGTCCGACAATGGACCACAGTTTCTTTCTGCAGAGTTCGCAGATTTCCTGTCCGCGAACGGAATCGTCCACAAGAAGATACCTCCCTACCACCCTGCATCAAACGGGGCAGCGGAACGTCTCGTCCAGACAGTAAGGAAGAACCTTCTCAAGCAGATGAAGGATGAGGACCAGTTGAAGACTACGTCCAACATCGTCTGGATCAGTTTTTGTTTACTTACAGAAACACTCCCAAGCCCAACGACAGGCAAGACTCCGTCAGAGTTGTTTTTGTCATGGACTCCGAGAACCAGGTTAAGCCTTCTCCACCCGAACCTCCACAAGAGACTGGAGCATCataaagaaagagagaagatgACAGCAGACGACTCGAGGGGGCCCTGGAAGGAATTTGAGGCAGGTGACGCAGTAAGGGTCAAGGGCTGCAGACCTTCCGACCCGGAGTGGCTTCCGGGACGAATCACTCGAATAGTCAGCACTGCGACGTACACTGTAAGAATCAATAACGAAGAACGATTTGTCCACGTAGACGACATCGCTACTGCCACGTTCCGTGAGCCAGGCCCAACCATTCCGCTGCACTCGCCCCAGGAGAAGCCTACGTCAGCAGCCGTACCGACCTCGCAGAGCAGCATGGACATGACTCGTGCAGGGGACCCTCTTCCCCCTACGTCCGAAAGGGTCAGTCCTCAAGAGACCACGGACAAGACCAGCCACGTCCCCTCAACAGAGACTCAAGGTGAAAGATCGTTGGAAAATGAGACTGACAGCATACCGTTACGAAGATCTACGCGGACAAGACGCCCGCCCGAACGTTATGGTGTTAattgcgaggaggaggagggaggaggaggagtgtcgttgggaggaacccgagaggtctgcctgcctgattag
- the LOC135369352 gene encoding uncharacterized protein LOC135369352, whose amino-acid sequence MSKFWEFEPYVEGGDEDFTSYIERFGHYWKVTRIEDNSLKTSALITAIGKRAYKTLKDLLLPSKPEQKTYDQLVQVLKDHYAPESQVIAERFKFNRRYQQEGESVSTFAVELIHLAAKCDFGTFFDDALRDRFVADLKNPGIQAGLLKKRDLKFTSACDFAKSVELAEKESKVFHPAAAGASSNEAVNAVKKSSKKSATVSEKNENFS is encoded by the coding sequence ATGTCAAAGTTCTGGGAATTTGAGCCCTACGTGGAAGGCGGAGATGAGGATTTCACATCCTACATCGAAAGGTTCGGGCATTATTGGAAAGTAACTCGGATAGAAGACAACTCATTGAAGACATCGGCCCTCATAACTGCAATCGGAAAACGAGCATACAAGACCCTCAAGGATTTGTTGCTGCCGTCAAAGCCAGAGCAGAAAACTTACGATCAACTAGTGCAAGTACTGAAGGACCACTACGCCCCAGAAAGTCAAGTCATCGCTGAACGCTTTAAGTTCAATCGTCGTTATCAACAGGAAGGTGAAAGTGTTTCTACCTTCGCCGTGGAGTTGATACACCTGGCAGCGAAATGTGACTTCGGTACGTTTTTTGATGATGCACTTAGAGATAGATTCGTTGCAGACTTGAAAAATCCAGGAATACAAGCCGGACTTCTGAAGAAGCGGGACCTAAAGTTCACTTCAGCATGCGACTTTGCTAAAAGTGTGGAACTCGCCGAGAAGGAGTCTAAAGTGTTCCATCCAGCGGCTGCTGGGGCATCGAGCAACGAAGCGGTCAACGCCGTCAAGAAATCTTCGAAAAAGTCTGCAACGGTGagtgaaaaaaatgaaaacttcAGTTAA